A section of the Coleofasciculus sp. FACHB-T130 genome encodes:
- a CDS encoding AraC family transcriptional regulator codes for MPEAQLPNIDLTQEKVWKQLVLNAPVLSSNTSAWSGIHFAYHRQSAHELPECCFAQHIITICVGQFEIRLKRNGHWQSERYTDGDVGIFPANQSDLIAKCDRKAEFINLYLEPATFARVAYESVDADRVEIVPQFRVHDPLIQQIGLSLKTELESGGVDSRLYAESMATALSAHLLQRYSVKRSLVRDYTGGLPLHKLREAIAYINDYLYQDLMLAEIAATVQMSPHYFASLFKQSTGLAPHQYVTKCRIEKAKLLLAKQELTIAEILQQVGFKSQSHFTRVFRQYTATTPKAYRDAL; via the coding sequence ATGCCAGAAGCTCAACTACCGAATATCGATCTCACACAAGAAAAAGTTTGGAAGCAGCTTGTCCTAAACGCACCTGTACTCTCAAGTAATACTTCTGCGTGGTCAGGTATTCACTTCGCTTATCATCGACAGTCTGCTCACGAACTTCCTGAATGTTGCTTTGCCCAGCATATTATCACCATCTGTGTTGGGCAATTCGAGATAAGACTAAAAAGAAATGGACACTGGCAGAGTGAGCGCTATACAGATGGTGATGTTGGTATTTTTCCCGCCAATCAATCAGATTTAATCGCTAAATGCGATCGCAAAGCCGAGTTTATTAATCTTTATCTTGAACCAGCAACATTTGCTCGTGTTGCGTATGAATCAGTTGATGCAGATCGAGTAGAGATAGTGCCGCAATTCAGAGTACACGATCCGCTGATTCAGCAAATTGGTTTATCACTGAAAACTGAACTTGAATCAGGTGGAGTAGATAGTCGTCTGTATGCTGAGTCTATGGCAACTGCTCTCTCGGCTCATTTGCTACAGCGATACTCTGTCAAGCGATCGCTCGTTCGAGACTACACAGGCGGATTACCGCTTCACAAGTTAAGAGAAGCGATCGCTTACATCAACGACTATTTATACCAAGACTTGATGTTGGCTGAAATTGCCGCCACTGTTCAGATGAGCCCACATTACTTTGCCAGCTTGTTCAAACAATCTACCGGACTTGCACCGCATCAATATGTGACCAAATGTCGGATTGAGAAAGCTAAATTGCTTTTAGCTAAGCAAGAGTTGACAATTGCAGAAATACTTCAACAAGTAGGTTTTAAGAGTCAGAGTCACTTCACCAGAGTCTTTCGTCAATATACTGCAACTACGCCAAAGGCATACAG